The nucleotide sequence GCTGATCTACCTCGAGCCGGATCTGCAACAGCGTCTGCTTGCGCTGCTGCACTTCGGGCTTCGCGACGGCGGCGCATTGTTCCTCGGGACCAGCGAGACGCCGGGACCGAGCGACGAGCTGTTCGAGCAGGTCGACAAGAAGGCCAGGATCTTCCGGCGCGTCGGCCCGACTCGCCACGGCAGCGTCGAGTTCCCGCTGCCGCGACGGATGACAACGACGCCCACCGAGCCCCGCACCGCGGAAGTCAAGGCAGCAGCGGTACTGCGTCCGACGATCGCGCAGCTGACGACGCGGGTGCTGCTCGAATACCACACGCCGCCGGCGGTGACCATCGACCACGACTACTGCATCCTGTACTACCACGGCGACGCGTCGCCGTATCTTGCGCAGCGTTCCGGCGAACCCACGCGCGACCTGATGGCGGTCCTGCGCGAGCCCCTGTATCCCGCCGTGCGCAGCGCCTTCCATCGCGCGGCGCACACGCGTGCGACCGCTACCGAGGATGCGTGGATCGATCGCAGCGACGGCGTTCGCGAGCACGTACTGGTTGCGGTCTCACCGGTCTCGCGCCAACCCAAAGCCGACCTTTTCGTCGTCAGCTTCAAGGATCTCGGCCAGTCGCTCCCGGAGCAGTCCCCGGTGCGGTCGACCGACCGCGAGAAGTCGACCGGCCTCCTGCGGCGGATGCGCGACGAGCTGCAGGGGACGGTCGAGGAGCTTCAGACCAGCAACGAGGAGCTCAGGGCGGCTCACGAGGAAGTCATCAGCACCAACGAGGAGCTGCAGAGCGCGAACGAGGAGATGGAGCTCAGTCGCGAGGAGATGCAGTCTCTCAACGAGGAGCTCTCGACCGTCAACAGCCAGCTCCAGGCCAAGATCGACGAATACCAGGCGGTGACCAACGACCTGACCAGCCTGCTGACGAGCACCGACCTGGCCGTGCTGTTCCTCGACACCAGCTTCCGCATCCGCCGCTTCACGCCGCAGCTCAAGGAGCTGATCGAGCTCATCAGCACCGACGTCGGGCGACCGCTTTCCGACCTTGCGCTCAAGTTCGACGATCCGGACCTGCTCGCGGACGCAGCCACCGTGCTCGAGCGCCTCGTTCCCTGCGAACGCGAGATCGCGGTCGACGGCGGTCGCTGGTTCCTGCGCCGCATCACGTCGTACCGAACCGGCGAAAACCGCATCGAAGGCGTCGTCGTGGCGTTCATCGAGACGACGGCGCGCAAGCGCGCCGAGGAGGCGCTGCGTGACCGCGAGGAGCAGTTCCGTCACGCAATCGAGCATGCTCCGATCCCGGTAATCCTCCAGAACGACCGCGGCGAGGTGGTCCAGCTCAGTACCGCATGGACGGAGCTTACCGGTTACGGGATCCGCGACATCCCTGTGCGCGAGGCCTGGCTGAGCCTGCTGCCCGTCGAAGAAGCCGCACGCCTCGCGGAAAAGCTGGACGCACTGTTCAGCGGCCAGCAGCGCTCGATCGAGATGGAGTTTCCAATCCGTACGCGCGACGACGCGATGCGATACTGGCGCTTCTCGGCTTCCTTGCCCCACTCCAGCAGGGACGGTCGAAGGATCTGCGTCGGCATGGCGGTGGACATCTCGGACCTGAAGAGGGCCGAAGCGGACCTGCGTGCGTCGCGCGACACCGAAGCCGCCGCCAGCGCGATGAAGGACCAGTTCCTGGCCAGCATTTCCCACGAGCTGCGCACGCCGCTTTCGGTGGTGCTGATGTGGGCGAAGCTGCTCAGCCGCGACGAAGTGCCGCAGGCCCAGCGCGCCGAAGCGATCGAAGCGATCGTGCGCAGCGCCGAGGCGCAGCGGCGCCTGATCGAGGATCTTCTCGACACGACGCGAATGGCGTCGGGCAAGCTCCGCGTCGCGCTGAAGCCGATCGAGCTGGCCGCGGTGGTGCAGGCCGCGGTCGATCTCGTCGCGCCGCTTGCCGACAGGAAGGGCGTCGAGCTGAAGGTCCAGGTTCCCGCCACGGTTCCTGCGGTCATGGGAGACTCGGGGCGCCTGGAGCAGGTGGTCTGGATCCTTCTGTCGAACGCGATCAAGTTCACGCCTCGCGGCGGGCGAGTCCAGCTCAAACTTCGAAAGGAGAGCGAGTCGCTCGTCCTCGTCGTCAGCGATACGGGCGAGGGAATCGCGCCGTCTTTTCTCCCGGACGTCTTCGCGCCGTTCGCGCAGGCGGGACGCGGCGATCGCGTCACGATCGGCCTCGGGCTCGGGCTTTCGATTGCGCAGTCGCTGGTCCAGCTTCACGGCGGTTCCATTTCGGCGGCCAGCGACGGACAGGGGCGCGGGGCGACGTTTACGGTACGCCTCCCGATCGCGACGACTGCCACCGTCGAGCCCGACGCAGGTTCGCCGGGACGGGAGAGCCTCGAAGGCGTCTCGGTGCTCGTGGTCGAGGACAATCCCGACACGCTGAAAGTGGTGCAGACCGCGCTCCAGAGCGCCGGCGCGACGGTCCACGCTTGTTCGTCCGCTGCAGAGGCCCTGAGCGCCTATTCCGATCTCCAGCCCGGTATCCTGCTGAGCGACATCAGCATGCCGGACATGGACGGCCTGGAGCTGATGCGCCGCATCCGCGGAATGGAAGCCGCCTGGCACCGCAAGCCCGTACCGAGCGTCGCGCTGACGGCGATGGCGGCTGCGTCCGATCGCGATGCGGCCAGGGACTGCGGTTTCGACGAATTCCTGGCCAAACCCATCGACCCCGAATCGCTGGTGGCCACGTTGCGCGCGGTCCTGGATGGTGGCCGGTGAAACGACTTGCAGCAATTCGAGCGATTGTTCTTGCCATGACTGCGTGCGTCGCTGCGGCTGCGGCCACGGCCGCGCACGCGTTCAGCGACGATTTCGCGGCACCTCTCTCGCCGCAATGGGCTGCGGCGCGCACGAGCGAGCCGGGTTCGGCGGTCTCCTCGCCGGTGGCGGACACCGAGGCTCTCGACGGCAACGTGCTCGAGCTCGTCTATCCCGGCGGCACTTCACCGGATGACAGCGGCCCTGCGTTTGCGACGGAGCTCGAGAGCGCGTCGCCGCTCGGCTACGGCACCTTCCGCGCGCGCCTGCGCACACCCAAGGCGAGCCGCGCCACCGGCCTCGTCTCGGCGTTTTTCACGTATTTCAACGACGGGGCGGATCACGACGGCGACGGAATTATCGACAACGACGAGATCGACATCGAGATTCTCGCCAACGAGCCGTCGTCGATCTACTTGACGGTGTGGACCGACTACACCGACGACAGCAACTTCCACAAGACGACGCGCAAGGTGGACGTTCGCAGCGGCCGCGTGTGGCAGACGCCGCCGGGCGGCGAGAGCAGCTACGACCTCGTCGAGACCGATCCGCTCGGCTGGAGCTCGAGGACGTTCCGCTCGTGGAAAGCGTTCGCGACCTACCAGTTCGTCTGGTCTGCCGGCAGCGTCGAGTATTCGATCGACCTCGAGGACGGAACCGGTCCGCACGTGCTGTGGACGCTGGCCGGAGACCCCGACGTGACGATTCCGTCGCAGCCTGCTCCGGTGTTCTTCAACCTGTGGCACAACGGGTACCACTGGAGCTCCGGTCGCGCGGCGCGTGTCCCTCGCGGCGGCGCCCTGTTCCACGTCGACAGCGTCAGCGTCAACTGAGCTCAGCCCGCGAGCGCTTCCTCACGGCGGCGCTCTCTCTCGCGTCCGGTCGGCACCGGTGCCGCCGCTGTGTGCGTCGGCAGCCGTTCTCCGCGCGAATAGACGCTGAACTGCATCAGGCGAAGTCGCACCACGCTCGCGACGACGAGCCTCGGCACGTCGTGGTGCAGGTGAGGAAATTCCGCGTGCAGCACGGCGGCGTCCGCCACGGTCTCGACCGTGACCTTGACGACGGGGCCGGTGCGCTGGATCGACATGACCCGCACGTCGATTCCGACTGCGCCCGCATCGGCAAGACGCAGGTCGGCCGGGCGCACGTAGACGTCCACCGGACCGCCGGGATGGAGACCGGCGGTATGGATACTTTCGGTGGAGATCGGCTGCCCGACGCCCGGCAGGTACACGCTCCCGTCGCGAACGGCGCCCGGCAGAACGTTGGTCTCTCCGAGGAAATCGAAGACGAACGGGCTGGCCGGGCGCTCGTAGAGGTCCTCGGTCGAGCCGATCTGCTCGATGCGGCCGCGATTCATCACGACGACGCGGTCGGCCAGCTCCATCGCTTCTTCCTGGTCGTGCGTGACGAAGATGCTGGTCACGTGGATCTCGTCGTGGAGCTTGCGCAGCCATTGGCGCAGCTCGTGCCGCACCTTGGCGTCGAGCGCACCGAAAGGCTCGTCGAGCAGCAGCACTCTCGGCTCGGCGGCCAGCGCGCGCGCCAGCGCGACTCTCTGGCGCTGGCCGCCCGAGATCTGGCCGGGATAGCGCGCGTCCAGTCCGTCCAGCCGCACCAGGTGCAGAAGCTCGCGCACGCGGTCGCGGATCTTCGCGCGCGAGACGTTGCGTACCCTCAGTCCGTAGCCGATGTTGTCGGCGATCGTCATGTGGCGAAACAGCGCGTAGTGCTGGAACACGAATCCGATGTTGCGCTCTCTCGCCGAAAGACCGGTGATGTCGTCGCCTCCGATCGAGACCGAGCCCGAGTCGGCGACCTCCAGTCCAGCGATGATGCGCAGCAGCGTCGTCTTGCCGGACCCCGACGGGCCGAGCAGCGCCAGCAGGTCTCCGTCGGGCACTTCGAGGCTGACGTCGTCCAGCGCGGCGAAATTGCCGAACTCCTTGCTTACGTTGCCGATGCGGATGCTCATGATGCTCCCTTCGCTGCGGCGCGGGCTCCGACTGTGCCGGCAACCCCGCCAAGGCTTGTCGCCGGTGCCTTGCGCTCGAGCCTGCTCCTGGCCACCAGCGTGACGATTGCAAGCAGCGTCAGCGTGGAGGCGACGGCGAACGCGCCCGGCATGTTGTACTCCTCGAAAAGCTTCTCGATGCGCAGCGGCATCGTGTCCGTCTGTCCTGCGATGTGTCCGGAGACCACGTAGACGGCACCGAACTCGCCGACGGCGCGCGCGTTGCAAAGGATGATCCCGTAGACGAGCCCCCAGCGGATGTTCGGAAGCGTGACGTCCCGGAACATCTGCCCCGGCGTCGCGCCGAGGCTGATCGCGGCGAGGTCTTCGTCCGGGCCGAGCGCTTCGAGCACCGGGATGAGCTCGCGCGCGACGAATGGGAACGTCACGAACGAAGTGGCCAGCACGAGTGCCGGCAGCGCGAACAGGATCTTCAGGCTGCGACCGTGAGGCCACAGGTCCAGGCCGAGCTGCACGGCGAGCAGCACCGCGAACACGATCGCGCCGCCGGCGATTGCCGCCAGGGCCCTTCGGCGTCCGAGACGCGAGCGGGAACCGGTCGGAAGCAGCAGCAAGAGCGCGAGCGCGAAGGCCGCGGCGACAAGTGCCGACACGAGGTACGGCATCACCGAATAGCCGTCCTCGCGCAGGAACTGCCCGCAGCAGCCCTGCAGCCCGAAGATCAGCACGAACATCAGTCCGGCCACCACCGGCGAGACCGCGAACGGAAGGTCGACAAGAGCGGTGAGAATGGTGCGGCCGCGGAAGTCGAAGCGCGCGATCGCCCACGCCGCGGCAATGCCGAACACCGTGTTGGCGCCGAGCGCGATCGGCACCACCGTGGCCGTCAGCAGGATCGCCTGGCGCGTGTCGGCATCGCCGAACAGGTTGTTCCAGTAGGCTCCCACTCCATTGCCGAACGCCACGACGAAGATGTTGACGACGGGAACGACGATCAGAAGACCGACCAGCGCGAGCACGAAGGCGGTCAGGCCCCAGCGCACCCAGGCCGGGTCCTGCTGGGCCGTGCGTCCGCGGCGAAGAGGCCCCGCATCCGCAGGCGACACGAGCGAATCAGCGCTCATGGCGCAAGCTCCAGCGTTCCAGCCGGTTGGTCAGTACCAGCAGCGAGAACGACGCCAGCAGCAGCACGACGGCGATCGCCGTGGCTTCGCCGTACGCGAACTCTTCGAGGCGCGCGACGATGAGGATCGGCGCGATCTCGGTCTTGTACGGCATGTTTCCGGAGACGAAGACGACCGAGCCGTACTCGCCGATGCCGCGCGCGAACGCGAGGGCGAACCCGGTGATCAGCGCGGGAAGCACGGTGGGGAAGACGACGTGGCGGAAAGCCTGCCACCTCGTGCCGCCGAGCGAGGCGGCGGCCTCCTCGCATTCGGGATCGAGGTCCTCGAGGATCGGCTGAACGGTGCGCACGACGAACGGCAGCCCGACGAACACGAGCACGAGCACGATCGCAAAGCGGCTGTACGCGCCGTAGATCCCGAGAGGAACGAGCCAGTGCCCGAGCCAGCCCTTCTGCACGTACAGCGAGGAGTAGACCAGGCCCGTCACCGCCGTCGGCAGCGCCAGCGGCAGGTCGACGAGGGAGTCGACGATCCGTCGCCCGCGAAAACGGTAGCGTACCAGCACCCACGCGACGACGAGCCCGAGCAGGGCGTCGGCGATGGCCGCAACCAGCGCAGCGCCGAACGTCAGCGCGTACGCGGCGCGCGCGCGATCGGTCCACACGGCGTGACGGAATTCGTCGAAGGTGAGCGAGCCCGCCTTCGCGAAGCACGCGAGGATCGGGATCACGACGAGGAACCCGAGGTAGAACAGCGTGTAGCCGAGGCTCAAGGAGAAGCCCGGCAGCACGCGGCGGTCGACGGTCACCATGGTCTTCGGCCTCGCGCCAGTTCGCCGCGCGCCGGCCTCATTTCGGCTTGTAGATGCTGTCGAACACACCACCTTCGGCGATCAGCTGCCGGTGCGCATCAGGAAAGTCCTTTGCGATCTCGGTGATGTCGAACAGCCGGATGTCCGGGAAAGACGAGGCGTGCGCTTTGAGCACCGCCGGATTGGTCGGCCGGTAATAGTGCCGGGCGATGATCTCCTGCGCCTCGTCGCTGTAGGTATACTCGAGGTAGGCCTGCGCGGCGTCGCGGGTGCCCTTGCGCGCGACGTTGATGTCGACCACGGCAACGTGCGGCTCGGCGCGAATGCTGATCGGCGGGTAGACGATCTCCAGGTCGCCGCCTGCTTCGTCCGCCTCGAGGTGGGCCTCGTTCTCCCACGTCAGGTGCACGTCGCCGATGCCTTTCTGTGCGAACGTGGTCGAAGCGCCGCGGGCACCGGAGTCGAGCACCGGCACCCGGCTGTAGAGACTCGTCACGTAGTCGATCGCGTCCTGGCGGGTCCCGCCGCGAAGGATCACCGAGCCCCACGCGCTGAAGAAGCTGAGGTAGCCGTTGCCCGACGTCTTCGGGTTCGGAGTGACGATCTCGACGCCCGGTTGCACGAGGTCGGGCCAGTCGTGGACGTGCTTCGGATTTCCCTTGCGGACGACGAAGACGATCGTCGAGAAGTACGGCAGTGAGCGATTCGGCAGCCGGTCCACCCAGCCTGCGGAGATCAATCCCTTCTGCGCGATCGCGTCGGTGTCGAGGAAGGACGCCAGCGTCACGACGTCGGCCTCCAGCCCGTCGATCACGGCGCGTGCCTGGCTGCTCGAGCCGCCGTGCGA is from Candidatus Binatia bacterium and encodes:
- a CDS encoding chemotaxis protein CheB, whose protein sequence is MSSSDNRDDSEGGEQPSIPDEEHNRAAQPVDGEESPRLPFPVVGIGASAGGLEAAIELFSGIPADSGMAFVLVQHLPPDRKTLVAEILQKKTALTVLQVQAESKVEPNTLYVIQPGRTLRIENGRFHLTEPLDKPMHSRPIDDFFRSLAEEQRERGIAIILSGMGSNGAAGCQAIKAVGGLCIAQDPETAAFPSMPHHLIDAGYADYILKLQDIPAVLLSYANHPYAKERRPAVTERHQQQLREILAVLRTRTRHDFGGYKKGTVMRRVQRRMGLARLTKLGDYARMLRQTPTEVAALADDLLIHVTGFFRDPYAWEALRERVIVPLVAARENDSSIRAWVAACASGEEAYTLAILLVEEAERAGKRLDIRILATDTAERSLQNARLGVYPGGIESELTPERLERFFQREDAVYRVRQELRERVVFAPQNVLQDPPFSRLDIVTCRNLLIYLEPDLQQRLLALLHFGLRDGGALFLGTSETPGPSDELFEQVDKKARIFRRVGPTRHGSVEFPLPRRMTTTPTEPRTAEVKAAAVLRPTIAQLTTRVLLEYHTPPAVTIDHDYCILYYHGDASPYLAQRSGEPTRDLMAVLREPLYPAVRSAFHRAAHTRATATEDAWIDRSDGVREHVLVAVSPVSRQPKADLFVVSFKDLGQSLPEQSPVRSTDREKSTGLLRRMRDELQGTVEELQTSNEELRAAHEEVISTNEELQSANEEMELSREEMQSLNEELSTVNSQLQAKIDEYQAVTNDLTSLLTSTDLAVLFLDTSFRIRRFTPQLKELIELISTDVGRPLSDLALKFDDPDLLADAATVLERLVPCEREIAVDGGRWFLRRITSYRTGENRIEGVVVAFIETTARKRAEEALRDREEQFRHAIEHAPIPVILQNDRGEVVQLSTAWTELTGYGIRDIPVREAWLSLLPVEEAARLAEKLDALFSGQQRSIEMEFPIRTRDDAMRYWRFSASLPHSSRDGRRICVGMAVDISDLKRAEADLRASRDTEAAASAMKDQFLASISHELRTPLSVVLMWAKLLSRDEVPQAQRAEAIEAIVRSAEAQRRLIEDLLDTTRMASGKLRVALKPIELAAVVQAAVDLVAPLADRKGVELKVQVPATVPAVMGDSGRLEQVVWILLSNAIKFTPRGGRVQLKLRKESESLVLVVSDTGEGIAPSFLPDVFAPFAQAGRGDRVTIGLGLGLSIAQSLVQLHGGSISAASDGQGRGATFTVRLPIATTATVEPDAGSPGRESLEGVSVLVVEDNPDTLKVVQTALQSAGATVHACSSAAEALSAYSDLQPGILLSDISMPDMDGLELMRRIRGMEAAWHRKPVPSVALTAMAAASDRDAARDCGFDEFLAKPIDPESLVATLRAVLDGGR
- a CDS encoding ABC transporter permease subunit, yielding MSADSLVSPADAGPLRRGRTAQQDPAWVRWGLTAFVLALVGLLIVVPVVNIFVVAFGNGVGAYWNNLFGDADTRQAILLTATVVPIALGANTVFGIAAAWAIARFDFRGRTILTALVDLPFAVSPVVAGLMFVLIFGLQGCCGQFLREDGYSVMPYLVSALVAAAFALALLLLLPTGSRSRLGRRRALAAIAGGAIVFAVLLAVQLGLDLWPHGRSLKILFALPALVLATSFVTFPFVARELIPVLEALGPDEDLAAISLGATPGQMFRDVTLPNIRWGLVYGIILCNARAVGEFGAVYVVSGHIAGQTDTMPLRIEKLFEEYNMPGAFAVASTLTLLAIVTLVARSRLERKAPATSLGGVAGTVGARAAAKGAS
- a CDS encoding glycoside hydrolase family 16 protein → MTACVAAAAATAAHAFSDDFAAPLSPQWAAARTSEPGSAVSSPVADTEALDGNVLELVYPGGTSPDDSGPAFATELESASPLGYGTFRARLRTPKASRATGLVSAFFTYFNDGADHDGDGIIDNDEIDIEILANEPSSIYLTVWTDYTDDSNFHKTTRKVDVRSGRVWQTPPGGESSYDLVETDPLGWSSRTFRSWKAFATYQFVWSAGSVEYSIDLEDGTGPHVLWTLAGDPDVTIPSQPAPVFFNLWHNGYHWSSGRAARVPRGGALFHVDSVSVN
- the cysA gene encoding sulfate ABC transporter ATP-binding protein, translating into MSIRIGNVSKEFGNFAALDDVSLEVPDGDLLALLGPSGSGKTTLLRIIAGLEVADSGSVSIGGDDITGLSARERNIGFVFQHYALFRHMTIADNIGYGLRVRNVSRAKIRDRVRELLHLVRLDGLDARYPGQISGGQRQRVALARALAAEPRVLLLDEPFGALDAKVRHELRQWLRKLHDEIHVTSIFVTHDQEEAMELADRVVVMNRGRIEQIGSTEDLYERPASPFVFDFLGETNVLPGAVRDGSVYLPGVGQPISTESIHTAGLHPGGPVDVYVRPADLRLADAGAVGIDVRVMSIQRTGPVVKVTVETVADAAVLHAEFPHLHHDVPRLVVASVVRLRLMQFSVYSRGERLPTHTAAAPVPTGRERERRREEALAG
- the cysT gene encoding sulfate ABC transporter permease subunit CysT, translating into MVTVDRRVLPGFSLSLGYTLFYLGFLVVIPILACFAKAGSLTFDEFRHAVWTDRARAAYALTFGAALVAAIADALLGLVVAWVLVRYRFRGRRIVDSLVDLPLALPTAVTGLVYSSLYVQKGWLGHWLVPLGIYGAYSRFAIVLVLVFVGLPFVVRTVQPILEDLDPECEEAAASLGGTRWQAFRHVVFPTVLPALITGFALAFARGIGEYGSVVFVSGNMPYKTEIAPILIVARLEEFAYGEATAIAVVLLLASFSLLVLTNRLERWSLRHER
- a CDS encoding sulfate ABC transporter substrate-binding protein, encoding MNPKFVVAVALAATAIVAASAPASARDLTLLNVSCDPTRELWKDLNSHFIALYEKQTGDTLTIHQSHGGSSSQARAVIDGLEADVVTLASFLDTDAIAQKGLISAGWVDRLPNRSLPYFSTIVFVVRKGNPKHVHDWPDLVQPGVEIVTPNPKTSGNGYLSFFSAWGSVILRGGTRQDAIDYVTSLYSRVPVLDSGARGASTTFAQKGIGDVHLTWENEAHLEADEAGGDLEIVYPPISIRAEPHVAVVDINVARKGTRDAAQAYLEYTYSDEAQEIIARHYYRPTNPAVLKAHASSFPDIRLFDITEIAKDFPDAHRQLIAEGGVFDSIYKPK